In Lodderomyces elongisporus chromosome 1, complete sequence, the DNA window TTACCTTGCTTATCCAAACAGTTATGATATTGCCTTATTGAAGGACCTTTGAATGCGCGGTACCCAAATGGTGTAGTGCCAATAAATTTCAGGGACACATCCTGGAAAAAAGGATTGCTTTTCCAAAACTCATTGAAAATGGGACTAATGATGTCATCCCTTTTGAGGTCGACATCTCTTGTTTCATAGAAAGGTGGAAACTTGAACCCGTCAAACCTATATTCCTTACCATGATCGCCAGCTTCTTTATCATTGTCAATTCTGCCATCATCAACTTCTCCATTGAGCCTAGAGCCATTGAACCAGTTATATGACCATTCCTTTGCTTTGTGGTTCAAGTCTCTACCAGCATCAAGTGAGACATCGAATATTTGGTTGCCTAATGTACCCACTGTTCCCAATATTTTGTCAAAACTTTCGACATATTTATCCAAGTCATCGTGATGACCGGAACTTGCTCTAGTGGATTCGAGTGCGGTCAAAGTTTCATTGTCGTCTGCATCgccttttcttctgttgCTATTACACATTGTGCCAATttgaaataataataaagtTGTTCCTCAAAAGACAATATCCAGTAATTTGGGAGAAGAAGTAGATACAAAAGGAAAGGGGAAAATAGATGgatattaatatatatatatatatatatatatatatatatatattgatataactgaatgaaaaagatgataaaaaaaaaataatagatTATTGTTTGCTTTTTAAACCACAATTAAATGGAAAACCAAGAGAAAGTGGCAAATACCCAAGTACCCCTTGAAATGTACAGCTGTGTTTCAAACTGACCAATTTTATAGCGCGCTCTAGAAACAAGGTATAGACCAAAGTGGGaacggaaaaaaaaaaataaaaaaaataaaaaaaaaagaaaaagaaaagaaaagaaaatcaacaaGGGATATAGACAGATCATGtgctttgttctttattccttatttttttatattttaccttttctttttcttcggctgtttttatttttaaaccTCATCGCTTCCTTTATCTACTTACCCTCTTTCTTGCATTCGTACCTTTGGGAAATAGGTAGAGGATTGAAACCATGCTTTTACAAGTACCTATTTCATTTTAATCTTTGATTTCTGTTTGTATAAAGACTACCTTGTAGTGCATGGAGTATCTTATTATTGCATCTACTTCTATTTGAAATATATACTAAAtatatgaaaagaaaaggaagtaAAAGCAAAACTCAGCAGTGTCTGCCAAAGCTAGTATTCATTGTATTCTGAACTACAAAATGGATTAAAGAGGAGTAAATCAACACTTgtacttatatatattgatttatacatacaaatacaacaaatTCTCCTCTCTGCCCCTTTAGAGCCTCATTAAAACTTTCGTTCCAGcttattgttattgaacAAGCCCCTTAACAAACTCTTTTACCGCTACAAGTAAAGATCCtcaaatattttttctggaaaaaaaaaaattttaaaagtATTTTGAgttcaaaaataaaatattatgaaaaagaaaaagagaaatacaCCACACTCAACTTCAACCAAGATCGACCCTTCATCAATACAATGAAGCCTCGAATATGCCTTTCTGCTAGATATTTGACATATACGCATTTGTTTAGTCGGTACCAGGTTACTTGTTACTCGACTCAAACAGCTACTTCACCTATAAATATCTCAAAACAATCGATACACCCAACCACTCCTGCTAGGACAAGATTCGCGCCATCACCAACCGGCTTTCTTCATTTAGGCTCTCTACGAACCGCGTTATACAATTATTTGCTTGCTAAAAATACAAATGGGCAATTTATTTTACGTATTGAAGATACTGACCAAACGCGGCTTGTTGAAGGTGCCGAACAAAACATTTACAACACCTTGGAATGGTGCAATTTACAAATTGATGAAAGCCCCGTCCGTGGTGGACAATTTGGACCATACCGCCAGTCAGAGCGAAAGGATATATATAAGAAATATGCTCAGTTCTTACTTGACAAAGGCTTGGCTTATAAATGCTATTGCTCAAAGGAAAGATTATTGCAGCTACGCGAATCGGCACAGCGATTGAAACCGCCTACAAATGTTACATACGATCGAAAATGCTTTACCAAACTAAATGAACCAGATAATGATTCATTTGTCATTCGCTTCAAGTCGCCACATAAATACCCCAAATTCAATGACTTACTTCACGGATCCACCGACATTCAACCGCAATATAATCTTCACGATCAAAGATTTGACGACTTTGTCATAATCAAGAATGATGGAATGCCAACGTATCATTTTGccaatgttgttgatgatcaTCTAATGAAAATCACCCATGTCATTAGAGGAGAAGAATGGTTGGCATCGACTCCAAAACACGTGGCCCTTTACAACGCATTCGGATGGTCTCCGCCTGAATTTGTTCATATTCCACTACTCACATCACTCGAGGATCGGAAACTCTCCAAACGTAAAGGTGATTTCaatattttgcaattaCGCGAGCAAGGTGGTATACTACCAGAGGCACTATTGAATTTTGTTGCACTCTTTGGATGGGCTCCTTATAGAGAATTGAATGAAAAGACCTCTGAGGTTCTTGACCTTGACCAACTCGTGGAAAAATTCTCTTTGGACCAGTTGACCAAGGGCAATGCAAAAGTCAATGACTCGaaattgcaatttttccaaaaagaGCATTTCAAAAGAGCTTGTGCTGATCCGGCAAAGTTAAATTCATTGGTTGATTCGTATTTCGATGAATTTAAACTAATTAGtaaaaatgggaaaagcaaagaatatTTAAAAGAGTTGCTCATCAGCTTAGCGCCCAATATCTCACATGTAAAAGATGTGTGCAATCACACTTATTTGTTTAAAAACATTGACTACGGTGCTGTAAAGCCACCAAAAGATATTCAGCAAGCGAAAACAATTTTATCGTATGTTATTGAAAATGGGTTTGATAATGCATTAGCGAATTTACCTACAATCGGATTTCCCAAAAAAGAGGTGTTTATGACATTGAGAGCAGCTCTCAGCGGAGGGAAACCAGGCCTTCCAATTCCTGAACTAGTGAAATTTATTGGAGAGCTTGAGAGCAAAGATCGAGTCAAAAAATATGCAAACTATTTATCGATCATGAATGAATAAAACTAATTGATTAACAAAGTAAGTACTCAATTAGTCAATCACGGAATAAAGTCAAGTTGATAAATAAGtatgtaaatatatatatatatataaataatatCGTGAATAGAAAAGTAACACATTTGCCATTGGCACCTAAACTGAGATAAGGTTATTTGCAAAATCCATAAAACTTCCTTCGGAATTATTGTTATCGTTATTCTCTTCAATCAAAGGACCAGTGAAAATACAGTGCACCATCATATCTGGGTGATAATACAACCCAGTCAAAAGCTTTGGCGTCACCAAAAAGTACTGCGATTTGCTGTTCTTACAAGCAGTATGAACAAGGTATCGGTGAGCCATTTGCTCGTTCTTGGGATCCATACCTTGATTGATCTCATCAACAATTCTAAATGGTGCATCCGATAAACCTTGCAAAGCCataatgaagaaaataGTGGACACTGCTCGTTCTCCACCCGATTGCGACTGATGATCAAGAACTTTCAATTCCGACTCTTCTCTAAACTTCACCATTATTTGCAATTTCCAATCCTTAAACCGTTCAGATTTTGCTAATTCAACACGTCCATCGCTTGCTACTTTACTAAATCGTTTGCTAAATGCCATCGAGATTTGATACACAAACTTATCCAATTCGCTTTCCCAACTGCTGGAGATCGTCTTTATCCTTTCATCCAAATTGGACTTGTCGCTTTCAAATTTCGGTAAATCAATTTCCGCCCTATCAATTTCAGCAAGTTTAGCACGTAAAAGAGTTTCTGAACCCCGGTCTGCTGTTGACATGATCGATAACTCATCTTCCAAATGTTCAATCTTTCTTCTGATGGTCTCCTCGGTAAATGTATTATTCTCAAAATATGGCTCAGCCAATTCCGCGATAACCTTGCGCACTTCTTCAGAAGTTCTCTCATTCATAGCTTGTATTTCCTTGTATTCAGGAgattctttaattttttcataCTCGGCTTTGAATTTTCGGTAATCAAGGTGAAGCTTTTCTTGAATTGCCTCGAGTTCTTTAATCAAAGCAACAGCACTTTGTTCTCTATTCTTCAagtaaagtttttcaaattgagaGACTTTATCTTGAATTAGTAGATCTGAAAGCTTATAATACCATTTACTCAGCTCAGCAGTAATTGCAGAAAATTGTTTGTACTTGATAGCAATTTTTTGCTCATAGGACCTGATCTTTTTTGTATAATCCTTGTTGGCATCCCTCTCCAACCTCTGTACTTTCTCAGTAGCTAATTTGACTTTTCCTTCTAAGCGGAGAACACTATTGATTGCCTCTTGTAGGTTGTGCAGATGATTCTTGATCTCCGACATTTGAGATTTGATGTCTCTAATCTCACTATCCAAAACTTGCATCTGCGTCTTCATTTCGGTGTAACCGTTTTTTTTCGATGAAATATCCAGTTCAAGTTGTTCGATTTGTGAGTTGATTACTTGCTTATCCCTTTCAGATAATCCCGAAACCGCAAAATACTTGGAGTTCAGAATCTTTTCTGTGGAATACGAAACCTGACGTGAGCCATACCTTGATTTTATAATGGTGAATAAAGTATCGCCAACTATGAATTTCTTGAAAGGGAAATTGCTTGAAGAGTCTGTTAACCTTTTCAATTGTGATTCACTAAGCTCCCGCCTAGTTACTGGTATCATGTGTAATTTCGAAACTTTGCAAAGCATACTCAATACAGCGGAAGGCCCCTTGATGTAATCTATTAAATACCCATCAAATCCAAGTGATGAAAGTTTATCACCGGTGAGTTCTGATGTCGGTATTCGGACTTCTGTAAGTTGACGAAGTGGAGTGTtgcttttcctcttttgcGAGTAATGTGTCAATGCTGCATAGCCCTCATTCGATGTTACAGTGAATGCAAACAATGTATTGTTGTCGATAATCTTTTCCAATGCTGGAGCCAATGCCTTGTCAGTCACATTACAGGAAATTACAGGGGCCTCGTAGTATTTTCCTTGAAGCTCTGCTACTTTCCTAAGATCCAGATGTGCTCTAAAGGACTCGTCACGAAGCCTATAAGAATGATTTGATGCCAGCATTAGTAACTCCAACTTGTCACTACCATCTAATTTCTTACGCATGCGATCAAGCTTCATATTCAAGTCACTCAACTCTCCACCTAAATCCCTAACCTGTAAATTCAATTCTTCGACTTTTTCTTGACGATCGCGCAAGACTGCTTTGCGTTCCGCAAATTGTGCATTTAACAAAGTGATTTCATTCTGATCAATTCTTTCTGAATTATCTAGTTTCCCTTGTAACTCTGCGAGTTCTACTTTGGCCAACTCCAAATCGCGTCTTTTTTGCTCAGTTCTCGTCTTGTACGACTCCAAGCTCAGTTTCAAACCAGTAATTTCGTCTTTGGCATTCCgcatttcttctttactgGCATCGATTTTGCTCTTGATTTCCCCAAGTTTTTGTGTATGTTCCACAGTTTTTGTCTGTTGCAACTCCATTTGCTCCTTAATCTCTTCCAAATTTTGCTTTAGTGGGACAAAATTTTTGTCAAAAGATGTCAACCTCTTTTTAGATTCATTTCTCCGTTGTCTTAAATCTGCTTGCTTCGTTTTGATATCATGCCATTTGGCATATGGAAGTAGCATGCGGTGGTTTTCAACTTCGCGCGATTTTGCATCGTAAGCTTCCAATTTTCGAGCCTCTTCCTCCAATTTCTCCCTCTCGCCATGCAAAACTTCAAGTCTGGACTTCAATTGatctatttttatttcatacTCTTGACTCttgttgtctttttcaatcaaatcCTCGTGCAAAGACAATAAATGGCCATCCTTTAACGTTCGCTCAGTTTCCAATAACAATTTTTCAGGTGATAATCCTGCAAATTCTGCAACTCTCTCTTGTGGTAAAAAGTGGCAAAGGTTATCCAATTGAATGTTGAATTTTTTcctcaaattttttattgctGATTCCGTGCATTTTTTATCATCCAAGTACCATACGGATTCTTTAGCCGAAAAGTCTCTTTTGATTCGAATTGGTGGAAGACCGGAAAAATTCTCCATAGTGATTTCAATCTTTGCACGTTCCTGTCCTGTCTTGATTATtgatttcaagtttttccGTTTGATAAGGTCGATTTTCCCAGCAAGTCCAATGCAAATAGCAGCAACCAATGTGGATTTACCGCTTCCATTTGGACCAATAATCATATTGAGCGTGGGCGAGAGGACAAACTCCGTATATGAATAAGTGGTGAAATTCCATACTTTGATGCTCCTTAAAAACCCTGGCTGAAATGGCACTGGCTGTCTAGTACGCCTTCGTTTTGCTGATCCATTCTGTATAATCTGATCCATTGTATAAGGGTTAATGAGTGGGTGGTGTATTCCAGTAACAAAAATGTGACAGTAACTCTATCTCTTGAGTTAAAACCTGTAAAAACAGGTCCTtcaaaatgaaacaaaaaggaaaggggggaaaagaaatcaCTAATGCTAGCTATAAGTAAggaaaacgaaaagaaaaaaagaaaaacagcCAGACAAAtctataaaaaaaaaaaaagaaaactagaaagaaataaaaaagatgtATTGTTCTAAGGTTCAACGGGCAAAGTAGTTGGTATTCTTATGTATGTTTTGTATAAAGATCAAATCTTTTGGTGGCTAAAATTAAAACGCGAGAAGAACAgtaaacaaaatcaaatatgATGAAATTTAATGATAgtataaaaattaaataaataaataaccaaaaaaataaacaaatatataaataagcaaataaacaaataaataaacgaaccaaaaaatcaaaaaatcaaaaaatcaaaacaaaatctaATAAAAGAGAGATAGAATACGAGATGAAGGAATCTGAGAGTAGATAAGTGTGTCTTGATCTGGATGACGCGTTTACGTCTCTAAAATTGGTGaattaaaatcaaaagaatggaaaacGAGTAATGAGTAATGAGTTATGAGTTATGAATAATGAGTAATGAGTAATGAGTTATGAGTTATGAATAATGAGTAATGAGTAATGAGTTATGAGTTATGAATAATGAGTAATGAGTAATCACAGAACGATGTTGAAGGTTTAAAATCAATTCTGCGCTTTTAACATTCTCATAATAATCAAAAAGTGAaataaatgttttgctTAGTCTATTTAATTATACTACATGGATGCACtgcttttgattttgagcCTAATTCTATCTGCTCTATCAAAGTACAAGAGATACATTGCCAAcgcccccccccccccacgcCCGGCCCACCATCAAATATTCTCCTCATTCTTTTTCCGTCAtccttttcttattttaattttttttccgcCATACAAACTAGTAGAATGATACACCGTATAGTGTTTGTAAATGTGCATGGTCTTTTTGCCATTCAGTGAGTATGCTCATCATATTATCTTCTAACAATAATACCAGCTCATCCTCAATATCATCAGCCTTCTCTGCAAGCTGTTTCCTTCGATAATCATGAATCATATTCACCAATTTTAAAATACCTCTTCCGCCTATTATTGCATTTTCATTGTCGTCTCGGATTTCGACATTAATAACGTGAACAACCCTCTTCAATTCCATTTTCTGATCTCTATTGGACATTCGGAACATCAAATCCTCCATAACACTATCAAAGCACCGTTCTTCGCATGTGATTACCAAGTCAAAT includes these proteins:
- the MSE1 gene encoding Glutamate--tRNA ligase mitochondrial (BUSCO:EOG09260XH5); the encoded protein is MKPRICLSARYLTYTHLFSRYQVTCYSTQTATSPINISKQSIHPTTPARTRFAPSPTGFLHLGSLRTALYNYLLAKNTNGQFILRIEDTDQTRLVEGAEQNIYNTLEWCNLQIDESPVRGGQFGPYRQSERKDIYKKYAQFLLDKGLAYKCYCSKERLLQLRESAQRLKPPTNVTYDRKCFTKLNEPDNDSFVIRFKSPHKYPKFNDLLHGSTDIQPQYNLHDQRFDDFVIIKNDGMPTYHFANVVDDHLMKITHVIRGEEWLASTPKHVALYNAFGWSPPEFVHIPLLTSLEDRKLSKRKGDFNILQLREQGGILPEALLNFVALFGWAPYRELNEKTSEVLDLDQLVEKFSLDQLTKGNAKVNDSKLQFFQKEHFKRACADPAKLNSLVDSYFDEFKLISKNGKSKEYLKELLISLAPNISHVKDVCNHTYLFKNIDYGAVKPPKDIQQAKTILSYVIENGFDNALANLPTIGFPKKEVFMTLRAALSGGKPGLPIPELVKFIGELESKDRVKKYANYLSIMNE
- the SSU72 gene encoding RNA polymerase II subunit A C-terminal domain phosphatase (BUSCO:EOG09264JW6); this encodes MESHKQLMDAGYDVHSFGTGSAVRLPGPSIDKPNVYEFGTPYEKILQDLVSQNAGNTYEHNGVLSMLRRNKDVKKAPEKWHSNYYAGKFDLVITCEERCFDSVMEDLMFRMSNRDQKMELKRVVHVINVEIRDDNENAIIGGRGILKLVNMIHDYRRKQLAEKADDIEDESVLLLEDNMMSILTEWQKDHAHLQTLYGVSFY
- the SMC5 gene encoding Structural maintenance of chromosomes protein 5 (BUSCO:EOG0926071Q) gives rise to the protein MDQIIQNGSAKRRRTRQPVPFQPGFLRSIKVWNFTTYSYTEFVLSPTLNMIIGPNGSGKSTLVAAICIGLAGKIDLIKRKNLKSIIKTGQERAKIEITMENFSGLPPIRIKRDFSAKESVWYLDDKKCTESAIKNLRKKFNIQLDNLCHFLPQERVAEFAGLSPEKLLLETERTLKDGHLLSLHEDLIEKDNKSQEYEIKIDQLKSRLEVLHGEREKLEEEARKLEAYDAKSREVENHRMLLPYAKWHDIKTKQADLRQRRNESKKRLTSFDKNFVPLKQNLEEIKEQMELQQTKTVEHTQKLGEIKSKIDASKEEMRNAKDEITGLKSSLESYKTRTEQKRRDLELAKVELAELQGKLDNSERIDQNEITLLNAQFAERKAVLRDRQEKVEELNLQVRDLGGELSDLNMKLDRMRKKLDGSDKLELLMSASNHSYRLRDESFRAHSDLRKVAELQGKYYEAPVISCNVTDKALAPALEKIIDNNTLFAFTVTSNEGYAALTHYSQKRKSNTPLRQLTEVRIPTSELTGDKLSSLGFDGYLIDYIKGPSAVLSMLCKVSKLHMIPVTRRELSESQLKRLTDSSSNFPFKKFIVGDTLFTIIKSRYGSRQVSYSTEKISNSKYFAVSGLSERDKQVINSQIEQLESDISSKKNGYTEMKTQMQVLDSEIRDIKSQMSEIKNHSHNLQEAINSVLRLEGKVKLATEKVQRLERDANKDYTKKIRSYEQKIAIKYKQFSAITAESSKWYYKLSDLLIQDKVSQFEKLYLKNREQSAVALIKELEAIQEKLHLDYRKFKAEYEKIKESPEYKEIQAMNERTSEEVRKVIAELAEPYFENNTFTEETIRRKIEHLEDELSIMSTADRGSETLLRAKLAEIDRAEIDLPKFESDKSNLDERIKTISSSWESELDKFVYQISMAFSKRFSKVASDGRVELAKSERFKDWKLQIMVKFREESELKVLDHQSQSGGERAVSTIFFIMALQGLSDAPFRIVDEINQGMDPKNEQMAHRYLVHTACKNSKSQYFLVTPKLLTGLYYHPDMMVHCIFTGPLIEENNDNNNSEGSFMDFANNLISV